The following coding sequences lie in one Aminivibrio pyruvatiphilus genomic window:
- a CDS encoding D-Ala-D-Ala carboxypeptidase family metallohydrolase, producing the protein MAEKTTRLNDLPVAEHFRLREFECPCCHCVRLCPLLVELLEAVRAQWGKPVVISSGYRCPSHNRRVKGAARSLHLEGRAADVLVPFNEQPAVEVFARRAGFTQVIPYGRRNFMHLAVA; encoded by the coding sequence ATGGCAGAAAAAACAACCCGACTGAATGATCTTCCCGTGGCGGAGCATTTCCGCCTCCGGGAATTCGAATGCCCCTGCTGCCACTGCGTGAGGCTCTGTCCTCTCCTGGTGGAGCTGCTCGAGGCCGTGAGGGCCCAGTGGGGAAAGCCCGTTGTCATTAGCAGCGGATATCGGTGCCCGTCCCACAACAGGCGGGTGAAGGGGGCGGCGCGGAGCCTCCATCTGGAGGGACGTGCGGCGGATGTACTGGTTCCGTTTAATGAGCAGCCGGCGGTGGAGGTGTTTGCACGGCGGGCGGGCTTCACCCAGGTGATTCCCTACGGCCGGCGGAATTTTATGCATCTTGCGGTAGCGTGA